Within Bombus fervidus isolate BK054 chromosome 3, iyBomFerv1, whole genome shotgun sequence, the genomic segment taatatttgcaatattgaaatattttataagaaatcagtgtatttattttctatactgatattcataaatattggCCAATCGGAATCATTTTTAAAGTGATGAGAATGAAAACATAGAACAAGGAAAAGTCcacttgtattttaattatgaatttgATGAATGCTTAGatttttataacatagtgTTGTCAAACTATTGAGGAATGTACTAAGATAAAGGATAAAGATTTTGGTTCTGTCAAATTTGGGCAAGGAATAACTGTTAGCCTACAATTTCCATGATTgtctaatatttatgaactgctatatttattttctatagtaACATATGTCTGTTTTTAAAGCAATTGAAGATCAATGTATGAATGAGCGACTAGCTGCCTTTCATTCAGATATCGAAGAATATAATGCAAATATTCTCCATAATCCACCAAAGGAAGGAGAACATCATTATTTGCCATATATCGGCAATGGGGTTTTTGGAATTCCTATTCTACCAGAGgctttaatatatataaaacgagGAAGAGCACTATCATTGCCAATACAGTGGCAACCCTTAATTTCTCATCCTTTACTTAAAACCAATTTTTATCGAGACGCTACGATTACTCACTTTACAAATGGGATTGTTTATCGTTACCAGTGTTTTAGAGAAGGATATTACATAGAGTTTCAATACTATGCTCATAGAATATTTGATTCAATATTGGtacaagatataaaaataaccaaTCCTCTTTCACTTTCCCAAAATGTACCATTGAAGCCACAGATGTCTACACAGTGGGATAATTACCGCATAGAAGTGATCAAGTACTTATTTAACTTTATTCATAATATATTGTCAGTATAGTGGAATAATGATACAACTGCGAAAAAGTGATTTTTCATAACACAGAGAAAATcaatttattgaataaaatttatagttGAATAATcatgaaaatgttttataatgttGGGATTGAAGCAACTGTTAATATTCTCAATTTACTTGTAGATTTGAATTAATCACAAATGATATTGTTGAAATTTACATAATCTATCATTAACAATATCTAATATTTCAATGATCACTACTGATTATTAATATGATTGTTCTTTAATTATCAAGAATGTttggaaaataatgaaatttttgtgaTGAAAAGATTAGGTATTTGTGAAATTAATGACATATTTAActcaaaatttgtaaatttgcaATTGTGTTGaagtaataatatttcctttaataaattaaattgaatgcattttaatgtaaaagaTATTAACTAAGGTTTACactaatgtaaataataataattaatcctAAATTTGATGTTAGTTAAATTAGTATGTTGCATTGGTAAAAGAGGcagatatttttgtaaataactataatataaaaattggtaCTATAACATGTATATCTTTACATGCAATTATTTGTGTTCAGAATTCAGGTAGATGATTTTCTGGATGAATATAATCTAATTTCTGGATTTATTCCATTATTTAACTCAAATAAAATTGTGACAATATCAATAGTCTATAAAACACCTCCaagaatattacaaattaaagcAAGAAgttctataaaattaaaattcttaacAAGTATACAGTATAGTGAACCTACACTCATGGAAGAACACCACATTCAATATGAATTAACCAAAGAAAAAGCTATAGaggtatatataatttataaaacattaaaaatttatgacatgcttcaatttcatatattttattacaggcAATTAAGAAAGCAATCAGTATTCAACACCAAAGTTTAAAAGAAGATCATATTAATCTTTGGCAAAGTTATTGGTATACAGGTCTTAGAATAAGCGACTCTAAAGCTGATGGTGCAATAAATggtcataaaataaattccacTCTATACTATGTATTGTCTCAAATTTCGAAAGGTATTCctgatatagaaaaaaatatagccATGAATGAAGGTTGTTACCGCGGACATCACACCTTGTAagtaatacaaatatttataaatatttttgcttagaatttttattttattttcttattttagaGATGCTCCACGGTTATGGAAAGACACATCCTCTATTGACGCTATGAATAATGTCGTTGAAGCATGGTTAATAACATTAGAAAAACAAGGATGTCACCATTTAATGATTGGTGATCCTGCAGCAGTGCAACAAGCTATCATTTTAAGTCTTGGTAGTTTACGTTTTAGTAATCAACATCTTGAATTTAATATTGATCCACAATATCTTAATcgagattatttatttaggtatggtattaaaatatttgtcataaaaagtaaatataatttttatacaaagtaaatataattttcttacatAACACGTTTGTTATacaaattgatattaaaaaatgacaagtataatgtaaataattataactaaCAGCTTAAATAATTCTTCTACTCTTTgcagaatagaaaatttttttgaaaaaattatggaGACGATTATTAACTTACCTTTTTATGTTTTGTGTATGTTTTAGGAGAATAAGTTATGGTAATGTAAcacatttaaatatatcaGTAACGGTTGGAGAAGATAATCGTGCAGTTTTAAAAGTAGCTTTAGACAAGAGTAATAGTGTCTATTTTGGATGTGATGCTGGATGTTTGAATCCTGTTTCATTGAGTCAATTGTATGCAAGCATTCCAGTGAAATTGACAAAACCATTAACGGCTATACTGTATGTAACATCTGATTATCAACATATGCAAGATTTGCGAAATGCTTTACATGTACATGCCATAGACGATGGttggtatatatataatactttattataacatttataagtTTTGTTCGATTAAAGTCGTTTAGGAGTATGCTATTTATATCGCCGATTTTGTTTTAACATAGCACATCAATCGAAATcaatatgaaaaatgatatCTATATCTTA encodes:
- the LOC139985484 gene encoding uncharacterized protein KIAA2013 homolog isoform X1 yields the protein MIRFGTMFDNREIGKRIRRLLDGNYSYRKILILLTVCGGILLYFGPSFVQWLFSSTRESIEAIEDQCMNERLAAFHSDIEEYNANILHNPPKEGEHHYLPYIGNGVFGIPILPEALIYIKRGRALSLPIQWQPLISHPLLKTNFYRDATITHFTNGIVYRYQCFREGYYIEFQYYAHRIFDSILVQDIKITNPLSLSQNVPLKPQMSTQWDNYRIEVIKIQVDDFLDEYNLISGFIPLFNSNKIVTISIVYKTPPRILQIKARSSIKLKFLTSIQYSEPTLMEEHHIQYELTKEKAIEAIKKAISIQHQSLKEDHINLWQSYWYTGLRISDSKADGAINGHKINSTLYYVLSQISKGIPDIEKNIAMNEGCYRGHHTLDAPRLWKDTSSIDAMNNVVEAWLITLEKQGCHHLMIGDPAAVQQAIILSLGSLRFSNQHLEFNIDPQYLNRDYLFRRISYGNVTHLNISVTVGEDNRAVLKVALDKSNSVYFGCDAGCLNPVSLSQLYASIPVKLTKPLTAILYVTSDYQHMQDLRNALHVHAIDDAPAHDHLVMALHKHGHQLGGLPTFFWISICFLIIVFHLFLCKLIISEYHDHQDKQKVRYSKL
- the LOC139985484 gene encoding uncharacterized protein KIAA2013 homolog isoform X2, with amino-acid sequence MGIIHIWLFSSTRESIEAIEDQCMNERLAAFHSDIEEYNANILHNPPKEGEHHYLPYIGNGVFGIPILPEALIYIKRGRALSLPIQWQPLISHPLLKTNFYRDATITHFTNGIVYRYQCFREGYYIEFQYYAHRIFDSILVQDIKITNPLSLSQNVPLKPQMSTQWDNYRIEVIKIQVDDFLDEYNLISGFIPLFNSNKIVTISIVYKTPPRILQIKARSSIKLKFLTSIQYSEPTLMEEHHIQYELTKEKAIEAIKKAISIQHQSLKEDHINLWQSYWYTGLRISDSKADGAINGHKINSTLYYVLSQISKGIPDIEKNIAMNEGCYRGHHTLDAPRLWKDTSSIDAMNNVVEAWLITLEKQGCHHLMIGDPAAVQQAIILSLGSLRFSNQHLEFNIDPQYLNRDYLFRRISYGNVTHLNISVTVGEDNRAVLKVALDKSNSVYFGCDAGCLNPVSLSQLYASIPVKLTKPLTAILYVTSDYQHMQDLRNALHVHAIDDAPAHDHLVMALHKHGHQLGGLPTFFWISICFLIIVFHLFLCKLIISEYHDHQDKQKVRYSKL